One window from the genome of Verrucomicrobiia bacterium encodes:
- a CDS encoding creatininase family protein, whose amino-acid sequence MSPVLEFEKLTWPEIDALPREKTLVFLALSPIEEHGPHLPVGVDFFNAGFFARRAAENLTKERPDLNVLLYPTLPIGANTFRFVGSVWIKIGTLKRMLLEIARSLARFKFDKIALFSAHGGPFHLLTLEEACFLARKKYGVKMILPGSAATVKFLRGEYLPEIEAALGRKLDEEEKKALPHDFHAGWWETSMMLMNFPNLVKPEYKKLEPVLVNFRDLRTDAIPKLGKGEGYMGSPARATEEFADATTRIFFRLGQSILVKLAEGQKTDAETESILTKIVRWKFWTLRSAKILLVILILFFLLRSTVS is encoded by the coding sequence ATGTCGCCGGTTCTGGAATTCGAAAAACTCACCTGGCCGGAAATCGATGCGCTCCCAAGGGAAAAGACGCTTGTCTTTCTGGCCCTCTCCCCCATCGAAGAACACGGCCCGCACCTGCCGGTGGGAGTCGATTTTTTCAACGCCGGCTTCTTCGCCCGCCGCGCCGCGGAAAACCTGACCAAGGAACGGCCCGACCTGAACGTGCTTTTGTATCCGACCCTTCCGATAGGCGCCAATACTTTTCGCTTTGTTGGCTCGGTCTGGATAAAAATCGGCACGCTCAAGCGGATGCTTTTGGAAATCGCTCGCTCGCTGGCCCGTTTCAAATTCGATAAAATCGCCCTCTTCTCCGCCCACGGCGGCCCGTTTCATTTGTTGACCTTGGAAGAGGCCTGCTTTCTGGCGCGGAAGAAATACGGGGTGAAAATGATTCTCCCCGGCTCCGCCGCCACTGTCAAGTTTCTTCGCGGAGAATATCTGCCCGAAATCGAAGCGGCGCTCGGCAGAAAATTGGACGAGGAGGAGAAAAAAGCTCTCCCCCACGATTTCCACGCCGGCTGGTGGGAAACCTCGATGATGCTTATGAACTTCCCGAACTTGGTCAAGCCGGAATACAAAAAGTTGGAACCGGTGCTGGTCAACTTTCGCGACCTGCGCACGGACGCCATCCCCAAACTTGGAAAGGGGGAGGGGTATATGGGCTCCCCGGCCCGGGCCACGGAGGAGTTTGCCGATGCCACCACCCGGATTTTTTTCCGCCTCGGCCAAAGCATTCTCGTAAAACTGGCCGAGGGCCAGAAAACGGACGCCGAAACCGAATCAATTCTGACCAAAATCGTCCGTTGGAAGTTTTGGACCCTCCGCAGCGCCAAAATACTGCTTGTAATCCTTATCCTCTTTTTCCTTCTGCGCTCAACCGTTTCCTGA
- the fliW gene encoding flagellar assembly protein FliW, with amino-acid sequence MEITTSRFGKLNVNAEELISVPKGILGFEHLKKYFIVEKSNLSPFIWFQSAEEAGVAFPLIDPACFYPDYRIEVDPRELGELNISDVKKVQVYVLVTVPPGKPEEATADLMGPILVNGETRLAKQVVLSKSPYSTRYSIFKNGQPQRPRPAI; translated from the coding sequence ATGGAAATCACAACCAGCCGATTTGGAAAGCTCAACGTAAATGCGGAAGAATTAATTTCCGTCCCCAAGGGAATTTTGGGGTTCGAGCATCTGAAAAAATATTTCATCGTCGAAAAATCGAATCTTTCCCCGTTCATCTGGTTCCAATCCGCCGAGGAGGCGGGGGTGGCGTTTCCGCTCATCGACCCGGCCTGTTTTTATCCGGATTACAGAATCGAAGTGGACCCGCGGGAGCTGGGGGAGCTGAACATTTCCGACGTGAAAAAAGTGCAGGTCTATGTTTTAGTCACCGTCCCCCCCGGCAAGCCGGAGGAGGCGACGGCCGATTTGATGGGGCCGATTTTGGTGAACGGGGAGACCCGCTTGGCCAAGCAAGTGGTCCTTTCCAAAAGCCCCTATTCCACGCGCTATTCCATCTTCAAAAACGGCCAGCCGCAACGGCCGAGGCCTGCGATATAA
- a CDS encoding transposase — MKYNPDIHHRRSIRLKEYDYAQAGAYFVTICTQGREGLFGEIKNGAMESNPAGRMVQTVWEGLPERFPDIELDEFIIMPNHVHGIIVIVGAPLVGARGSGADGDKNRAGTRPAPTNARQQNTTAAPPKPVLGEIVGIFKSITTHEYVNGITQNNWPPFPGRLWQRNYYEHIIRDEDSLNKIREYIIQNPLRWEYDLENTIGKPDGVERDFWKIFGQN; from the coding sequence ATGAAATACAATCCGGATATTCATCATCGGCGCTCCATTCGTTTGAAAGAGTATGATTACGCGCAGGCGGGGGCGTATTTCGTCACGATTTGCACGCAGGGACGGGAGGGTTTGTTCGGGGAAATCAAAAACGGGGCAATGGAATCAAATCCGGCGGGGCGGATGGTGCAAACGGTTTGGGAGGGATTGCCGGAGCGTTTCCCGGATATTGAATTGGACGAATTCATTATAATGCCCAATCACGTCCATGGGATTATTGTAATTGTAGGGGCACCTCTTGTGGGTGCCCGGGGCAGTGGGGCGGACGGGGATAAAAACAGGGCAGGCACAAGACCTGCCCCTACAAATGCCCGACAACAAAATACGACGGCGGCACCCCCCAAACCTGTATTGGGAGAAATCGTCGGGATATTCAAATCAATCACCACGCACGAATATGTCAATGGCATTACCCAAAACAATTGGCCGCCGTTTCCGGGGCGGTTGTGGCAACGGAATTATTACGAACACATCATCCGCGATGAAGATTCGTTGAACAAAATCCGGGAATACATCATTCAAAATCCGTTGCGATGGGAATATGACCTTGAAAATACCATCGGCAAACCGGATGGTGTGGAGCGGGATTTTTGGAAGATTTTTGGGCAAAACTAA